DNA sequence from the Synechococcus sp. MU1617 genome:
CTCGACGTCAAATATTTCCTACTGCTGCCCTCCCCCGAGGAGGTGGGCGGCGTGCTGGATGAACTGCAGTGGATCACCCTGCTGCGCACAGCAGGCGCCTATCAGATGTACCGCCAGAGCGTGCAGCAAGCCATCAGCCCGGCGTCCGTGGCCCGCTTTTTGCTGCTGGATCCGAGCTTTCCTCGTTCGGTTCGGTATTGCCTCCAGGGCATCAGCAACACCTTGCAACAGATCCAGCAGCACCCGAGCCAAGACACGCCGGATGACCTCGACTGCTTGCGCGGACAGCTCCTGGCCCGCTGGAGCTACGTGCGGATCGACAACCTGATCGAAGCCGGTCTGCATGAAGCCATTGACCAACTTCAGCAGGACCTCAACCAACTCCACAGCCTGATCCAGACCCGCTACTTCACCAGCGCCGACCTCCGTTCCATCCCCACCGATCCCGCATGCGCGCTCTCATCGTTCACCGCCTGACGTATCGGTATGACGCCGCGGTTGTCCTGGGGGAGCACCGCCTCTGCCTGAGGCCTCGCGGGCAGGGGTTCCAGACCCTGCTGGAGCATCAACTCAGCGTGCTGCCTGAACCGGAACAACGTCGGGAACTAGTGGCCGCCAGCGGCGACGAAATCCAACGGCTCCGTTTTCTCGGCAGTACCGATGAACTCGTCTTTGAGGCTCGCAGCTTGGTGGAGACCCGACCGGCACCTCCGCTAGAGAGCTGCTTCAACGGACTCGAACCACCCTTGCCATACCCGCAAGGCCAGCTCAACAGCGATCTGCAGGGGGCCTTGGAAGGCTGGTTGCCCAATGGCCAGCACGAACCTGCGGCCATCGATCTAACTCAAGAAGCCCTGATGGGCAGCAACCAGCAGACCCTGGCCTTTCTGAAGCAACTCATTGAACTGATTCAAGAGCGGGTGAAATACACCCAACGCCATGTGGGGCCGGCCTGGCCCGCGGGCCGAACCCTGCGCGAGCGGATCGGCTCCTGCCGTGATCTGGCGATGCTGATGGTGGCCTGCTGCCGCGTGGTGGGTCTTCCCGCCCGCTTCGTGAGCGGCTATCAACTGCAGCAACCTCCACCGAAGGACTACGACCTGCATGCCTGGGCGGAGGTCTACCTGCCCGGAGCGGGATGGCGCGGCTTTGACCCCAGTGCCGGGATGGAAGTCAACGATCGCTATGTGGTGCTGGCCACCTCATCCAAGCCGGAACTCACCGCAGCCGTGAGCGGCAGCTTCAGTGGTCCCCTCGGAACAAGCAGTGAACTGAATTGGCAAATTCAGATCAATGAAGAAAAATCCGGAACGAAACCCCCCTCACGCAACCTGGTTCAGGCCGCCTGAAGCAGAGGTTCCACCCCATGCAACTGGGGCTTCGGAGCCGAGCTCAGGGTGGCTGCCATCAAGGCCGGAATCTCAGCGCTGTTGTAGACGCGAAATTCCTGCACCAGAGAAGCGCCTTCCTCACGAACCGCCTGGTTCAAAACGACGGAACCATCGGGATCGGAGATCGAGCGGTGGAAGGTGCCGGGGGGGATACGAAGGATGTCACCACCGCTCTCGAGCCGAACGATGTGGAATGGCTTTTCCCATGCCAGGTTCACCAAGAAGAAGGTTCTGCCGCCACTGGCCGCAAGCAGATTGTCTTCCTGATGGGGATGCAGATAAAACTGCCAGGCTCCGCTCTCAGGATCATTGGGGGGCGACACCGCCGGGCCGCTGTGAATCACCAGGTCGCGCGCATTCGAGGTGTCCACGGTGACGTCGAAAAAACGAACCGACGGGGTGTCGCGAAAGCGCTCGTAGGCCAGCAGTTCAAACATGTCGATGGATCCTTTTGGATCCTTCAGCTGCCCCGTTGTACCGGGAGCATCACGCAAAAACGGTGACGATCACGACGGTTCAGCCCCCCAGGTACGCCATTTCCGCATGAGTTGAAGCACCGGCGGCTGGATCACGCTCCTCGCTGTAGCGGTCTTGGCGCCGCTGCCAGAGCTGGCGCATGGCCTGCTCAAGCTGAAGCTCCGACGCAAGCGCGGGCTTGAGATCCGTGCCATCAGCCGAGAACAAACAGGTGAACGCCTGCCCATCGGCGGTGACACGCAACCTGTTGCAATCGCCGCAGAACGGCTCACTGATCGAGGCGATCACACCGATGGATCCTGCGCCATCGCCATAGCTCCAACGTCGGGCCGTCCCACCCCGCGGACGACCCATAGGTTCAAGGGGCCAACGGGCATGAATACGCTCCAGCATCTGCGACGCCGGCAGCACCTGGTCCAGCGTCCACTGGTTGCGATTGCCCACATCCATGTATTCGATCAAGCGCAGCTCCATCCCCTGCAGCCGCGCCAAACCGGCCAAGGGCAGCAGCTGATCGTCATTGATCCCCCGTTGGATCACAGCATTGAGCTTGAGCTCACCGAAGGAGGGGTCAAAACCAGCGGCCCGTGCCGCCGCGATGCCGTCCTGCACTTGGCGCACCAGGCGGTCCCCAGCCACGGCGCCACCCTGCAGACCAGCCATGCGCGCCGCTGCCTCCCCTTCCGCTGCATCGAGGCTGATGGTGATGCGATCCAGCCCTGCGGCACGCAACGCCCGCGCCATCGTTTCCGATAACAACACCCCGTTGCTGGTGAGCGCCACCGACTGAAGACCGGCGATCGGATCCGAACAATCCCGCCGGGCCTGCGCCACCGCCTCCAGCAAAGGCAACAAGCGCCGGCTCAACAACGGCTCTCCACCGGTGAGCCGCAGTGTCTGTGCCCCCAGGCGCGCGGCCACACGAATGACGCGCAGCTGCTGCTCAAGCGTGAGCAGACCAGGGGGCTCCTCCACATCCGGACAGCAGTACGGACAGGCGAGATTGCAACGGGCCGTGAGCGACAGCCGCAACACCCCGATGGGCCGGTTGAAACGATCTGCGAGCGGCAGCGGAGTGCTCATTCCTCCAACGCTGCCAGATCTGCAGGGCAGTTGGCATTCAACAAAGCTTCTGCAGGCAAGCGCACCGTCTGATGGGGAACGCGGGTCAACCAGTCCATCCAGCGCAACTCTCCGCGTTGGAGTTGCTGATCGAGGCAGGAGCGGAAGGGAGAACCTGAGGGGATCACCGCCAGCAAGGGCTGCAGCCGCTGCCCGTCATGGGCCACCGATGCTTGCTCCGGGGCACGATTCCAGGCTGCGATGAGCTGCTGGACAACGGCGGTGCGCAAAAGCGGCATGTCCACCGGCAGCACCAGCAAGGCCTCGCCGGGCATCGGAGACAGCACCTTGGCCAACGCCTGCAAGGGGCCATTCCAGGGAGGGAGCTCCAGCAGCACGGAACATCCGGGCCGGTGGGCCAGCAGCTCTGCGTGCGCGGCATGGCGACTCAACACCTGCACCGGATGGCCGAGGGGCAGCAGCTGGTCGACCAGGGCCGTGAGCCAGACACCGCCAGAGGGATGCGGCAACAGCGCCTTGTCACGCCCCATGCGACGGCTGCTTCCGCCACTGAGCAAACAAACGCGCAAGCCTTGGTTCACATCGCCGACCAACAATCTGCACCAGCGAAGTCCAACAGCCCGCAAAAGTTATAACCGCTACCAAATCATTGCGGCACAAGAACATCTGATCCAATCAATCAGCCCCGTTGATGTTTGCTCCGGTACAGAAAAACAGAAATCGGTAACCAATCTGACCAAACGTGGGCCCGACGAATTGATTAACTGCGCGGGTTAAACGGATTCTTTTTTCGACCGTTTTGCCATCCCCGGGCACCTTTCATTTTGAAGCCCGAGGTTCCTTTTCTTCTCCTCAATGCTTGGCGACCTTTGGTCGTTCCAGGGCAGGTACCGAACCCTTCACCTGACCTGGATCGCCTTCTTCCTGACCTTCGTGGTCTGGTTCAACCTGGCCCCTCTGGCCACCACCGTGAAAGCGGACCTGGGACTGACCGTTGGTCAGATCCGCACCGTGGCCATCTGCAACGTGGCCCTCACCATTCCGGCGCGCGTGCTGATCGGCATGCTGCTGGACAAATTCGGACCCCGGATCACCTACTCATCGATTCTGGTGTTCTCGGCGATTCCCTGCCTGCTGTTTGCCTCCGCTCAGGACTTCAACCAGCTGGTGGTGGCCCGTCTGCTGCTCTCCATCGTTGGCGCCGGCTTCGTGATCGGCATCCGCATGGTGGCCGAGTGGTTCCCGCCCAAGGAAATCGGCCTGGCTGAAGGGATCTACGGCGGCTGGGGCAACTTCGGCTCCGCCTTCTCAGCTCTCACCATGGTGGCCCTCGCTGGCTTCCTCTCCTTCTCAGGTGGCTTCGAACTGCCCACCGGCGCCGTACTGAACTGGCGCGGTGCCATCGCTCTGACCGGCATCGTCTCAGCTGCCTACGGCTTCTTCTACTTCTTCAACGTCACCGACACCCCCCCCGGCAAGACGTATCAACGCCCTGCCAAGACCGCAGGTCTGGAAGTCACCTCCATGCGCGACTTCTGGGGTCTGCTGGGCATGAACGTGCCCTTCGCAGCCATTCTCTGCGTGCTCTGCTGGCGCCTCTCCAAGGTTGGCTTCCTCACCGCTGCCACCTATCCCCTGGCCCTCGGTGCCGTCGCCGTCTGGTTTGCCTTCCAAACCTGGGGAATCATCCGCACCAACCGCGACCTGATCCTCGGCAACAAGGTCTACCCCAAGGAAGACCGCTACGAGTTCCGCCAGGTGGCGATCCTCGAGCTCACCTACATCGTGAACTTCGGCTCCGAACTGGCCGTGGTTTCGATGCTTCCCACCTTCTTTGAAACCACCTTCGACCTGCCGAAGGCCACCGCCGGAATCCTGGCGTCCTGCTTCGCTTTTGTGAACCTGGTCGCCCGCCCTGCCGGTGGTCTGATCTCCGACCGCGTCGGCAGCCGCAAGAACACCATGGGCTTCCTCACGGCCGGTCTCGGCGTGGGCTACCTGGTGATGAGCATGATCAAGCCGGGCACCTTCACCGGCACCACCGGCATTGCCGTTGCCGTGGTGATCACCATGCTGGCCTCCTTCTTCGTGCAGTCCGGTGAAGGCGCCACCTTCGCGCTGGTGCCCCTGGTCAAACGTCGCGTCACCGGTCAGGTGGCCGGCCTGGTGGGTGCCTACGGCAACGTTGGCGCTGTGACTTACCTGACCATCTTCAGCCTCCTGCCGATGTGGATGGGCGGCGGCGGCGAACCCACCCCCGAGGTGATCGCGGCTTCCAACAGTGCCTTCTTCCAGATCCTGGGCGTGGCTGGTCTGATCGTTGCCTTCTTCTGCTTCTTCTTCCTGAAGGAGCCCAAGGGGTCCTTTGCAGATCTGCACGAAGGCGAAACCGCCTGATCCATCTCCCTCCGTAGCACCCTGTCGCTGCACAACGACCCGGAGCTTCGGCTCCGGGTTTTGTTCTTTTTTTGGTTCTTGCATGGCCAACTCACCCCGCAGCGTGCGCAGCCAGTGCCCCTACTGCGGCGTGGGTTGTGGCCTCGAGCTCTTGCCTCCTGCCGTGAAGGGTGAGGCGGTAAAGCGGGATGCTGAGGGCAATCCAATGTGGACCGCCCGCGGCGACCGCGAGCACCCCTCCAGCCTTGGCCAGGTCTGCATCAAGGGCGCCACCGTCGGCGAAACCCTGGCCCCAGGCCGCCTGCGCCAACCCCTGTTCCGCCAGACCCTCGAGGACGACTTCACGCCGATCAGCTGGGACGACGCCCTCAACAAAATCACCGGTCAGATCCAGTCGAGCGTGGCCCGGCGCGGCAACGCCGATGGCATTGCCATGTATGGCTCCGGTCAGTTCCACACCGAGGATTACTACCTGGCCCAGAAACTGCTAAAAGGCGCCCTGGGCACCAACAATTTCGACGCCAACTCGAGGCTGTGCATGAGCTCAGCGGTGGCGGGCTACACCCGCAGCCTGGGCTCCGATGGTCCCCCCTGCAGCTATGCGGACCTCGACCACTGCACGGTGGCGTTTCTGATCGGCACCAATACGGCGGAATGCCACCCGGTGCTGTTCCAGCGGCTGCTGAAGCGAAAACGCAAAAACCCCGGCAGCGTCAAGATTGTGGTGGTAGATCCACGCCGCACTGATACCGCTAAAGCCGCCGATATCCACCTGCCGATTGCACCGGGAAGCGACCTGGCCCTGCTGCACGGCATAGCCCACCTCGTGCTGCGAGAAAACGGCCAGGACCCGGCCTTCATCGACGATCACACCGAGAATTACGACGCCTTTTTTGACGTCGCCGCCCGCTGGACTCCAAGGCGGGTGGCTCTGTTCTGCAACATCCCCGAAAAACGCCTGCGGGAAGTGGCAGCTCTATTCCACCGGCGCGAGAAGGTGCTCAGCCTTTGGTCGATGGGGGTGAACCAACGCCGTGAAGGAACGGCCGTGGTGCAAGGGTTGATCAACCTGCATCTGCTCACCGGCCAGATCGGCAAGGAAGGAGCAGGTCCGTTTTCCCTCACCGGCCAACCCAATGCCATGGGCGGACGCGAGGCCGGAGGCTTGGCCCACCTCCTGCCGGGCTACCGCCTGGTGACCAACGCGGAGCACCGCGCCGAGGTGGAACAGGCCTGGCAGCTGCCGGCAGGACGGATCAACGCCAATCCCGGATTGGCGGCCTGGCAACAGATCGAAGCCATGGAACAGGGAGCGCTGGATCTGTGGTGGGTGGCAGCCACCAACCCCCTGGTCAGCCTCCCGGATCTCGACCGGGTGAAGTCAGCCATGAACAAGTGCCCGCTGGTGGTGGTGAGCGAGGCCTACGCCGACTCGGAAACGTCCCACTACGCCCACCTGCTTTTGCCCGCAGCCCAGTGGAGCGAAAAAGCAGGCGCCATGACCAATTCCGAACGGCGGGTGACCTACTGCCCGGCCTATCGACGCCGCTTCGGCGAGAGCCGTCCCGACTGGGAGGTGTTTGCCGACGTGGGCCGCCGCCTGGGCTACACCGAGCAGTTCAGCTTCGATTCAGCGGCTGAGGTGTACGCCGAATTCACAGCTCTCACCCGA
Encoded proteins:
- a CDS encoding transglutaminase family protein — protein: MRALIVHRLTYRYDAAVVLGEHRLCLRPRGQGFQTLLEHQLSVLPEPEQRRELVAASGDEIQRLRFLGSTDELVFEARSLVETRPAPPLESCFNGLEPPLPYPQGQLNSDLQGALEGWLPNGQHEPAAIDLTQEALMGSNQQTLAFLKQLIELIQERVKYTQRHVGPAWPAGRTLRERIGSCRDLAMLMVACCRVVGLPARFVSGYQLQQPPPKDYDLHAWAEVYLPGAGWRGFDPSAGMEVNDRYVVLATSSKPELTAAVSGSFSGPLGTSSELNWQIQINEEKSGTKPPSRNLVQAA
- a CDS encoding redox protein, producing MFELLAYERFRDTPSVRFFDVTVDTSNARDLVIHSGPAVSPPNDPESGAWQFYLHPHQEDNLLAASGGRTFFLVNLAWEKPFHIVRLESGGDILRIPPGTFHRSISDPDGSVVLNQAVREEGASLVQEFRVYNSAEIPALMAATLSSAPKPQLHGVEPLLQAA
- a CDS encoding GTP 3',8-cyclase MoaA — protein: MSTPLPLADRFNRPIGVLRLSLTARCNLACPYCCPDVEEPPGLLTLEQQLRVIRVAARLGAQTLRLTGGEPLLSRRLLPLLEAVAQARRDCSDPIAGLQSVALTSNGVLLSETMARALRAAGLDRITISLDAAEGEAAARMAGLQGGAVAGDRLVRQVQDGIAAARAAGFDPSFGELKLNAVIQRGINDDQLLPLAGLARLQGMELRLIEYMDVGNRNQWTLDQVLPASQMLERIHARWPLEPMGRPRGGTARRWSYGDGAGSIGVIASISEPFCGDCNRLRVTADGQAFTCLFSADGTDLKPALASELQLEQAMRQLWQRRQDRYSEERDPAAGASTHAEMAYLGG
- a CDS encoding molybdenum cofactor guanylyltransferase, encoding MRVCLLSGGSSRRMGRDKALLPHPSGGVWLTALVDQLLPLGHPVQVLSRHAAHAELLAHRPGCSVLLELPPWNGPLQALAKVLSPMPGEALLVLPVDMPLLRTAVVQQLIAAWNRAPEQASVAHDGQRLQPLLAVIPSGSPFRSCLDQQLQRGELRWMDWLTRVPHQTVRLPAEALLNANCPADLAALEE
- a CDS encoding NarK family nitrate/nitrite MFS transporter codes for the protein MLGDLWSFQGRYRTLHLTWIAFFLTFVVWFNLAPLATTVKADLGLTVGQIRTVAICNVALTIPARVLIGMLLDKFGPRITYSSILVFSAIPCLLFASAQDFNQLVVARLLLSIVGAGFVIGIRMVAEWFPPKEIGLAEGIYGGWGNFGSAFSALTMVALAGFLSFSGGFELPTGAVLNWRGAIALTGIVSAAYGFFYFFNVTDTPPGKTYQRPAKTAGLEVTSMRDFWGLLGMNVPFAAILCVLCWRLSKVGFLTAATYPLALGAVAVWFAFQTWGIIRTNRDLILGNKVYPKEDRYEFRQVAILELTYIVNFGSELAVVSMLPTFFETTFDLPKATAGILASCFAFVNLVARPAGGLISDRVGSRKNTMGFLTAGLGVGYLVMSMIKPGTFTGTTGIAVAVVITMLASFFVQSGEGATFALVPLVKRRVTGQVAGLVGAYGNVGAVTYLTIFSLLPMWMGGGGEPTPEVIAASNSAFFQILGVAGLIVAFFCFFFLKEPKGSFADLHEGETA
- a CDS encoding nitrate reductase — its product is MANSPRSVRSQCPYCGVGCGLELLPPAVKGEAVKRDAEGNPMWTARGDREHPSSLGQVCIKGATVGETLAPGRLRQPLFRQTLEDDFTPISWDDALNKITGQIQSSVARRGNADGIAMYGSGQFHTEDYYLAQKLLKGALGTNNFDANSRLCMSSAVAGYTRSLGSDGPPCSYADLDHCTVAFLIGTNTAECHPVLFQRLLKRKRKNPGSVKIVVVDPRRTDTAKAADIHLPIAPGSDLALLHGIAHLVLRENGQDPAFIDDHTENYDAFFDVAARWTPRRVALFCNIPEKRLREVAALFHRREKVLSLWSMGVNQRREGTAVVQGLINLHLLTGQIGKEGAGPFSLTGQPNAMGGREAGGLAHLLPGYRLVTNAEHRAEVEQAWQLPAGRINANPGLAAWQQIEAMEQGALDLWWVAATNPLVSLPDLDRVKSAMNKCPLVVVSEAYADSETSHYAHLLLPAAQWSEKAGAMTNSERRVTYCPAYRRRFGESRPDWEVFADVGRRLGYTEQFSFDSAAEVYAEFTALTRGRLCDVSGLSHGLLEGEGPQQWPYPSGSTPTTAAKRLYENHQFATPNKRARFSADQPLGLAEPPCETYPLVLTVGRYLGQWHTMTRTGKVERLMKQHPEPLLEIHPGDAQELKLRNGELAAISSRRGHLTATVKVTDRIRRGSVFLPMHWGFTQEKACEANTLMHDEACPVSKQPELKACAVIVAPAVSVVKPVEQQKGRLEALRRLLTPALR